A genomic stretch from Streptomyces sp. QL37 includes:
- a CDS encoding metal-dependent hydrolase, which translates to MMGPAHSLSGAAAWLGVGAAAAAMGHTMPWPVLVVGALITAGAALAPDLDHKSATISRAFGPISKGVCEIVDKLSYSVYKATRGPGDPRRNGGHRTLTHTWLWAVLIGAGASAAAVFGGRWAVLSILFVHLVLAVEGLLWRAARVSSDVLVWLLGATSAWILAGVLDQPGNGSHWLFSDPGQEYLWLGLPIVLGALVHDIGDALTVSGCPILWPIPLGRKRWYPLGPPKAMRFRAGSWVELKVLMPLFMILGGVGAAAALNVI; encoded by the coding sequence ATGATGGGACCGGCGCACTCTCTGTCAGGGGCAGCGGCCTGGCTGGGGGTGGGTGCCGCGGCCGCCGCCATGGGCCACACGATGCCCTGGCCCGTCCTGGTCGTGGGGGCCCTGATCACCGCCGGCGCCGCGCTCGCCCCGGACCTCGACCACAAGTCGGCCACCATCTCCCGCGCCTTCGGGCCGATCTCCAAGGGCGTCTGCGAGATAGTCGACAAGCTCTCGTACTCCGTCTACAAGGCGACCCGGGGCCCCGGCGACCCGCGCAGGAACGGCGGCCACCGCACCCTCACCCACACCTGGCTCTGGGCGGTGCTGATCGGAGCCGGAGCCTCGGCCGCCGCCGTCTTCGGCGGCCGGTGGGCGGTCCTGAGCATCCTCTTCGTCCATCTCGTGCTCGCCGTGGAAGGCCTGCTGTGGCGGGCGGCCAGGGTCTCCAGCGACGTCCTCGTATGGCTGCTGGGCGCGACCAGCGCCTGGATCCTCGCGGGAGTGCTCGACCAGCCGGGCAACGGCTCGCACTGGCTGTTCAGCGATCCCGGCCAGGAGTACCTCTGGCTCGGACTCCCGATCGTGCTCGGCGCCCTCGTCCACGACATCGGCGACGCCCTGACCGTCTCGGGCTGCCCGATCCTGTGGCCGATACCGCTGGGCCGTAAGCGCTGGTACCCGCTCGGGCCGCCGAAGGCCATGCGGTTCAGGGCGGGCAGCTGGGTGGAGCTCAAGGTGCTGATGCCCCTCTTCATGATCCTCGGGGGAGTGGGCGCCGCGGCGGCGCTCAACGTCATCTGA
- a CDS encoding ATP-dependent DNA ligase produces the protein MLLARLAHVSLEVAATSARTRKTALLAELFREAGPDDVPVVIPYLAGRLPQGRLGIGWSALRHDVTPAGAPTLTVMETDAELTAIGALGGPGSQAARKERLTGLLGAATADEQRFLRALLTGEVRQGALDAVAVDALADAAGAPPADVRRAVMLAGSLGPVARTLLAEGPGGLASFRLTVGRPVQPMLAHTARSVTEAIDRLGACAVEEKLDGIRVQVHRDGDRVGVYTRTLDDITDRLPELAAAATGFPADRFILDGEVIALGDDGRPRPFQETAGRVGSRRDVATAAGAVPVVPVFFDVLSVDGRELLDLPFAERHQELAGLVPEPMRVRRVVVEDPADEAQREAAVAFSEATLARGHEGVVVKGDTAAYSAGRRGASWLKVKPVHTLDLVVLAAEWGHGRRTGKLSNLHLGARREDGTFAMLGKTFKGLTDTVLAWQTERLQELATGDDGHVVTVRPELVVEIAYDGLQASTRYPAGVTLRFARVLRYREDKRAEEADTVDTVLSRRT, from the coding sequence ATGCTGCTCGCCAGGCTCGCCCATGTGTCCCTGGAGGTCGCCGCGACGTCGGCCCGTACCCGGAAGACGGCCCTGCTGGCCGAACTCTTCCGGGAGGCGGGACCGGACGACGTCCCGGTCGTCATCCCCTACCTCGCCGGGCGCCTTCCGCAGGGCCGGCTCGGGATCGGCTGGAGCGCCCTGCGCCACGACGTGACGCCGGCCGGCGCGCCCACGCTGACCGTCATGGAGACCGACGCGGAGCTGACGGCCATCGGCGCCCTCGGCGGCCCGGGCTCGCAGGCAGCCCGCAAGGAGCGCCTGACCGGCCTGCTCGGTGCCGCCACCGCCGACGAGCAGCGCTTCCTTCGCGCACTGCTCACCGGTGAGGTACGGCAGGGCGCCCTGGACGCCGTCGCCGTCGACGCCCTGGCCGACGCCGCCGGAGCACCGCCCGCCGACGTGCGTCGCGCCGTCATGCTCGCCGGGTCGCTCGGACCCGTGGCCCGTACGCTCCTCGCGGAGGGCCCCGGGGGCCTGGCGTCCTTCCGGCTCACCGTCGGCCGGCCGGTCCAGCCCATGCTCGCCCACACCGCCCGCTCGGTGACCGAAGCGATCGACCGGCTGGGGGCCTGCGCCGTCGAGGAGAAGCTGGACGGCATTCGCGTACAGGTGCACCGCGACGGCGACCGGGTCGGCGTCTACACCCGCACCCTCGACGACATCACCGACCGCCTCCCCGAACTCGCGGCGGCGGCGACCGGATTCCCCGCGGACCGGTTCATCCTGGACGGCGAGGTGATCGCGCTCGGGGACGACGGGAGGCCACGGCCGTTCCAGGAGACCGCCGGCCGGGTCGGGTCCCGGCGCGACGTCGCCACCGCGGCGGGTGCCGTCCCCGTGGTCCCGGTCTTCTTCGACGTGCTGTCCGTCGACGGCCGCGAGCTGCTCGACCTCCCCTTCGCCGAACGCCACCAGGAACTGGCCGGGCTGGTCCCCGAGCCGATGCGCGTACGCCGCGTCGTCGTGGAGGACCCGGCGGACGAGGCGCAGCGCGAGGCGGCCGTGGCGTTCTCCGAAGCCACGCTGGCCCGCGGCCACGAGGGTGTCGTCGTCAAGGGCGACACGGCGGCATACAGCGCCGGCCGCAGGGGCGCCTCCTGGCTCAAGGTGAAACCGGTGCACACCCTGGACCTCGTCGTGCTGGCCGCCGAATGGGGCCACGGCCGACGCACCGGGAAGCTCTCCAACCTGCATCTGGGGGCACGCCGCGAGGACGGCACGTTCGCGATGCTGGGCAAGACCTTCAAGGGGCTCACGGACACCGTGCTCGCCTGGCAGACCGAACGGCTCCAGGAGCTGGCCACCGGCGACGACGGGCACGTGGTGACGGTACGCCCGGAGCTCGTCGTGGAGATCGCCTACGACGGACTCCAGGCCTCCACGCGCTACCCGGCGGGCGTCACGCTGCGGTTCGCCCGTGTCCTGCGCTACCGCGAGGACAAGCGGGCGGAGGAGGCGGACACCGTCGACACGGTGCTCTCCCGCCGGACATGA
- a CDS encoding NAD(P)/FAD-dependent oxidoreductase has protein sequence MARPRILVVGAGFAGVECVRRLERTLAPGEAEIALVTPFSYQLYLPLLPQVASGVLTPQSVAVSLRRSRRHRTRIVPGGAIGVDTKAKVCVVRKITDEIVNEPYDYIVLAAGSVTRTFDIPGLVENARGMKTLAEAAYIRDHVISQLDLADASHDEEERASRLQFVVVGGGYAGTETAACLQLLTSNAVKHYPRLDPKLIKWHLIDIAPKLMPELGDKLGLSALEILRKRGIEVSLGVSVAEAGPDKVTFTDGRVLPCRTLIWTAGVAASPLVATLDAETVRGRLAVTPEMTLPGSDGVFALGDAAAVPDLAKGDGAICPPTAQHAMRQGRKLADNIIASLRGRPLQPYVHKDLGLVVDLGGRDAVSKPLGIELKGLPAQAAARGYHWAALRTNVAKTRVMTNWLLNAIAGDDFVRTGFQARKQATLRDFEYTDAYLTPEEIRAHTAGTGARG, from the coding sequence GTGGCACGACCCAGGATTCTCGTTGTCGGCGCCGGCTTTGCCGGGGTCGAGTGCGTACGCCGGCTGGAGCGCACCCTCGCTCCGGGCGAGGCGGAGATCGCGCTCGTCACCCCGTTCTCGTACCAGCTCTACCTGCCGTTGCTCCCCCAGGTCGCCTCCGGGGTGCTCACCCCCCAGTCGGTCGCCGTCTCCCTGCGCCGCAGCCGGCGCCACCGCACCCGGATCGTGCCGGGCGGGGCCATCGGGGTGGACACGAAGGCCAAGGTCTGCGTGGTCCGGAAGATCACGGACGAGATCGTGAACGAGCCGTACGACTACATCGTGCTGGCCGCGGGCAGCGTCACCCGGACCTTCGACATCCCGGGGCTGGTCGAGAACGCCCGGGGCATGAAGACCCTGGCCGAGGCGGCCTACATCCGGGACCACGTCATCTCGCAGCTCGATCTGGCCGATGCCAGTCACGACGAGGAGGAGCGGGCGTCCCGGCTGCAGTTCGTGGTGGTGGGCGGCGGTTACGCGGGCACGGAGACGGCCGCGTGCTTGCAGCTGCTCACCAGCAACGCGGTCAAGCACTACCCCAGGCTGGACCCCAAGCTGATCAAGTGGCACCTGATCGACATCGCGCCCAAGCTCATGCCGGAGCTCGGCGACAAGCTCGGTCTCAGCGCCCTGGAGATCCTGCGCAAGCGGGGGATCGAGGTCTCGCTGGGTGTGTCCGTGGCCGAGGCGGGGCCGGACAAGGTGACGTTCACGGACGGCCGGGTGCTCCCCTGCCGCACGCTGATCTGGACCGCGGGCGTCGCGGCGAGTCCGCTCGTCGCCACGCTCGACGCCGAGACGGTGCGCGGCCGGCTCGCCGTGACGCCGGAGATGACGCTGCCCGGCAGCGACGGCGTGTTCGCGCTCGGCGACGCGGCGGCGGTGCCGGACCTGGCCAAGGGCGACGGGGCGATCTGCCCGCCCACCGCTCAGCACGCCATGCGCCAGGGCCGCAAGCTCGCGGACAACATCATCGCGTCGCTGCGCGGCCGTCCGCTGCAGCCGTACGTCCACAAGGACCTCGGGCTGGTCGTGGACCTCGGTGGCCGGGACGCGGTGTCCAAGCCGCTGGGCATCGAGCTGAAGGGGCTGCCGGCCCAGGCCGCGGCGCGCGGCTACCACTGGGCGGCGCTGCGGACGAACGTCGCGAAGACGCGGGTCATGACCAACTGGCTGCTCAACGCGATCGCCGGTGACGACTTCGTGCGGACGGGGTTCCAGGCCCGCAAGCAGGCCACCCTGCGCGACTTCGAGTACACCGACGCCTATCTCACGCCGGAGGAGATCCGCGCGCACACCGCGGGCACCGGCGCCCGCGGCTGA
- a CDS encoding ABC transporter ATP-binding protein, with protein sequence MIGLAPPEYDPAAPRSATTLPVGTPTTVRTYVRTLLRRHRRPFAVLIAANAVAVIASITGPYLLGGLVEDLSNGVTDLHLERTAAVFALALVVQTVFTRAMRLRGAILGEEMLADLREDFLVRSVGLPPGVLERAGTGDLLSRITTDVDRLANAMREAVPQLAIGVVWAGLLLGALTVTAPPLALAALIALPVLVVGCRWYFRRAPSAYRSEAAGYAAVASALAETVDAGRTVESHRLGSRRVALSDRRVAEWTAWERYTLFLRSVLFPVINTTYVTILGAVLMLGGWFVIEGWITVGQLTTGALLAQMMVDPIGLILRWYDELQVAQVSLARLVGVREIEPDAGDDLVGPDGREVKAEEVHFGYRAGVDVLHKVSLDVAPGTRLALVGPSGAGKSTLGRLLAGIYAPRAGSVSLGGAELSRMTAERVRSHVALVNQEHHVFVGSLRDNLLLARTGAGDAELWASLAAVDADGWATALDAGLDTEVGSGGLALTPAQAQQIALARLVLADPHTLVLDEATSLLDPRAARHLERSLAQVLDGRTVVAIAHRLHTAHDADVIAVVEDGRISELGSHDELVAADGAYASLWRSWHG encoded by the coding sequence ATGATCGGCCTGGCCCCACCGGAGTACGACCCGGCCGCACCGCGGTCGGCGACGACGCTGCCGGTCGGTACGCCCACGACCGTACGGACGTATGTACGCACCCTGCTGCGGCGCCACCGCCGCCCGTTCGCGGTGCTGATCGCCGCCAACGCGGTCGCGGTGATCGCGTCGATCACCGGGCCCTACCTGCTCGGCGGGCTCGTCGAGGACCTGTCGAACGGTGTCACCGACCTCCATCTGGAGCGCACCGCCGCGGTGTTCGCCCTGGCGCTGGTCGTGCAGACCGTGTTCACGCGGGCGATGCGGCTGCGCGGGGCGATCCTCGGTGAGGAGATGCTTGCCGATCTGCGCGAGGACTTCCTCGTACGCTCGGTGGGCCTGCCTCCCGGTGTCCTGGAGCGGGCCGGTACGGGGGATCTGCTGTCCAGGATCACCACGGACGTCGACCGGCTGGCCAACGCGATGCGTGAGGCCGTGCCGCAGCTGGCGATCGGGGTCGTCTGGGCGGGGCTGCTGCTCGGCGCGCTGACCGTCACCGCCCCGCCGCTGGCGCTCGCCGCCCTGATCGCGCTTCCGGTGCTGGTCGTCGGCTGCCGCTGGTACTTCCGGCGGGCGCCCTCGGCGTACCGCTCGGAGGCGGCCGGGTACGCGGCGGTCGCGTCCGCGCTCGCGGAGACCGTGGACGCCGGGCGGACCGTCGAGTCGCACCGGCTCGGGTCCCGCCGGGTCGCGCTGTCGGACCGGCGGGTCGCGGAGTGGACGGCATGGGAGCGGTACACCCTGTTCCTGCGTTCGGTGCTCTTCCCGGTCATCAACACCACGTACGTCACGATTCTGGGCGCGGTGCTGATGCTCGGCGGCTGGTTCGTGATCGAGGGCTGGATCACCGTGGGGCAGCTGACGACGGGGGCGCTGCTGGCGCAGATGATGGTGGACCCGATCGGTCTGATCCTGCGCTGGTACGACGAGCTGCAGGTCGCCCAGGTGTCGCTGGCCAGGCTCGTCGGCGTACGGGAGATCGAGCCCGACGCAGGTGACGACCTCGTCGGCCCCGACGGCCGGGAGGTCAAGGCCGAGGAGGTGCACTTCGGCTACCGCGCGGGCGTCGACGTCCTGCACAAGGTGTCCCTGGACGTCGCCCCCGGCACGCGGCTGGCGCTGGTCGGGCCGTCGGGTGCGGGCAAGTCCACGCTGGGGAGGCTGCTGGCGGGGATCTACGCGCCGCGGGCGGGTTCGGTCTCGCTGGGCGGTGCGGAGCTGTCCCGGATGACGGCCGAGCGGGTACGGAGCCACGTGGCCCTCGTCAACCAGGAGCACCATGTGTTCGTGGGTTCGCTCCGGGACAACCTCCTGCTCGCCCGTACGGGCGCCGGGGACGCGGAGCTGTGGGCGTCGCTCGCCGCGGTGGACGCGGACGGCTGGGCGACAGCTCTCGACGCGGGTCTGGACACGGAGGTCGGCTCGGGCGGCCTGGCCCTCACCCCGGCTCAGGCGCAGCAGATCGCCCTGGCGCGCCTCGTGCTGGCGGACCCGCACACGCTGGTGCTGGACGAGGCGACGTCGCTGCTCGACCCGCGCGCGGCCCGGCACCTGGAGCGGTCGCTGGCGCAGGTGCTGGACGGCCGCACGGTGGTGGCGATCGCGCACCGGCTGCACACCGCGCACGACGCGGATGTGATCGCGGTGGTCGAGGACGGCCGGATCAGCGAACTGGGCAGCCATGACGAACTGGTGGCCGCGGACGGGGCGTACGCGTCGCTGTGGCGCTCCTGGCACGGCTGA
- a CDS encoding ABC transporter ATP-binding protein, producing MQIRDLPYSDPGDPDVRSGPRFLIWLGRNQLTGQLKSLFWGLLFHCAIAGLPLAVGLAVEAVIDRSGRDLARAGVLLTVLGILIALGDTMLHRTAVTNWITAAARVQQLLARRTAELGSALTRRVAAGEVVAVSTGDVEKIGWFVEALSRFLAAATALVLICVGLVLYLPSLGVLVAIATPVLALTVLPLLPRATRRADLQREKAGRATELASDTVAGLRVLRGIGGEELFLDRYRRASQEVREAAVRSARMWALISAIQVFLPGVLLISLVWYGATLARDGRIDVGQLVTVYSAATLMLFPLRNVEEIAMAYSFSRPSAQRAVRVLSLRRSTRPPTADTAAPRGDLYDPVTGLMAPQGLFTAVVCGDPDEAGRLAERLGGHTEPDDDAPVPAPSVLLGGVPLDELPLATARAAVLVQDKDPVLLSGTLRELLDVPSSGGVTAGDALDAARCGDVLDALAQASVDADGDPMNTRITERGRSLSGGQRQRLALARSLVTDPEALVLDEPTSAVDSHTEARVAAGVELLRRGRTTVAFASSPLLLDVADRVVLLHGGTVVAAGTHRELLRDDHRYRAVVTRDTENEAAARDGIPAVDGPRPARAAEEIEETA from the coding sequence ATGCAGATTCGCGATCTTCCGTACTCGGATCCCGGCGATCCCGATGTGAGGTCGGGCCCCCGTTTTCTCATCTGGCTCGGGCGGAACCAGCTCACCGGCCAGCTCAAGTCCCTTTTCTGGGGGCTGCTCTTCCACTGCGCGATCGCGGGCCTCCCGCTCGCCGTCGGCCTGGCGGTGGAGGCCGTCATCGACCGTTCCGGCCGGGACCTCGCGAGGGCCGGCGTCCTCCTCACCGTCCTCGGCATCCTCATCGCCCTCGGCGACACCATGCTCCACCGGACGGCGGTCACCAACTGGATCACCGCCGCGGCTCGGGTCCAGCAGCTGCTGGCGCGCAGGACCGCCGAGCTCGGCTCGGCGCTGACCCGGAGGGTGGCGGCCGGAGAAGTGGTCGCCGTGTCCACCGGCGACGTCGAGAAGATCGGATGGTTCGTCGAGGCGCTGTCGCGCTTCCTGGCGGCTGCGACAGCGCTCGTGCTGATCTGCGTCGGGCTGGTCCTCTACCTGCCCTCGCTCGGGGTACTGGTCGCGATCGCCACCCCGGTCCTCGCCCTGACGGTCCTCCCGCTGCTGCCCCGGGCCACGCGCCGGGCGGATCTCCAGCGTGAGAAGGCGGGCCGGGCCACGGAGCTGGCCTCCGACACGGTCGCCGGGCTGCGGGTGCTGCGCGGCATCGGCGGCGAGGAGCTGTTCCTCGACCGCTACCGGCGCGCGTCCCAGGAGGTCCGCGAGGCGGCCGTCCGCAGCGCGCGGATGTGGGCACTCATCTCGGCGATCCAGGTGTTCCTGCCGGGAGTTCTGCTGATCTCGCTGGTCTGGTACGGCGCGACGCTCGCCCGGGACGGCCGGATCGACGTGGGCCAGCTGGTCACCGTGTACAGCGCGGCGACCCTGATGCTCTTTCCTCTGCGCAACGTGGAGGAGATCGCCATGGCGTACTCCTTCTCGCGGCCGTCGGCGCAGCGCGCGGTCCGGGTGCTGTCCCTGCGTCGCAGTACACGTCCCCCGACGGCGGACACCGCCGCGCCCCGGGGCGATCTGTACGACCCGGTGACCGGACTGATGGCACCGCAGGGCCTGTTCACCGCTGTGGTCTGCGGCGATCCCGACGAGGCGGGACGGCTGGCGGAGCGGCTCGGCGGCCACACCGAGCCGGACGACGACGCGCCCGTGCCGGCCCCCTCGGTGCTGCTCGGCGGTGTGCCGCTGGACGAACTGCCGCTCGCCACGGCACGCGCGGCGGTGCTGGTGCAGGACAAGGACCCCGTGCTGCTCTCCGGGACGCTGCGGGAGCTGCTGGACGTACCGTCCTCGGGCGGCGTGACGGCCGGGGACGCGCTCGACGCCGCCCGGTGCGGTGACGTGCTGGACGCGCTGGCGCAGGCCTCCGTCGACGCGGACGGGGACCCGATGAACACCCGGATCACCGAGCGCGGCAGATCCCTGTCCGGCGGTCAGCGGCAACGGCTGGCGCTGGCCCGGTCGCTGGTCACCGACCCGGAGGCGCTCGTGCTCGACGAGCCGACGTCGGCCGTGGACTCCCACACGGAGGCCAGGGTCGCCGCCGGCGTCGAGCTGCTGCGCCGGGGCCGTACGACGGTGGCGTTCGCCTCGTCACCGTTGCTGCTGGACGTCGCCGACCGCGTCGTGCTCCTGCACGGGGGCACGGTCGTCGCGGCGGGAACGCACCGCGAACTGCTGCGGGACGACCACCGGTACCGCGCGGTCGTGACACGTGACACCGAGAACGAGGCAGCGGCGCGGGACGGGATCCCCGCGGTCGACGGCCCCCGGCCGGCCCGGGCGGCCGAGGAAATCGAGGAGACGGCATGA
- a CDS encoding Gfo/Idh/MocA family oxidoreductase, with the protein MNDDAPQDLDPLNTDDGSMSRRSVLRTTAGAAGIAGVGLGFGTLGSGTAAAAENAPAAASPARKGATMAGVPFDRRSTVRVGIVGLGNRGGSMIDLFLAVAGVRVVAVCDPVKDKAERAAAKVTAAGQPAPAVYTNGEDDYENLCKRGDIDFVYVATPWDFHFEMAKTAMLNGKHVGVECPVALRLDQLWQLVDLSERTRRHCMQLENCCYGQNEMRVLRMAHAGLFGDLLHGAGAYNHDLRGLMFDPDYYEGPWRRLWHTRLRGDLYPNHGFGPVANYMDVNRGDRAVSITSVGSPSLGLAEYREKHMPKGDPSWKETYIESDRTISLVRTAKGRVIRLEHDVSTPHPYSRINSLGGTKGVFEDYPARIYLEPDHTDDQWADFSAYADWDHWLWKEHADPPGGHGGMDYMLVFRLMQCMRLGLVPDFDVYDAATWTAPVPLSHLSIKAGGAPQQIPDFTRGEWKKARPGMDSQQPDE; encoded by the coding sequence ATGAATGACGACGCACCACAGGACCTGGACCCTCTGAACACGGACGACGGCTCGATGAGCCGTCGTTCCGTGCTTCGCACCACAGCCGGGGCAGCCGGAATCGCCGGCGTCGGACTCGGCTTCGGAACCCTCGGCAGCGGCACCGCGGCGGCGGCGGAGAACGCGCCGGCCGCCGCCTCCCCCGCCCGGAAGGGCGCCACCATGGCCGGCGTCCCCTTCGACCGCCGCTCCACCGTGCGCGTCGGCATCGTGGGCCTCGGCAATCGCGGCGGCAGCATGATCGACCTTTTCCTCGCCGTGGCCGGGGTGCGGGTCGTCGCGGTCTGCGACCCGGTGAAGGACAAGGCCGAACGGGCTGCCGCGAAGGTCACGGCGGCGGGCCAGCCGGCGCCCGCCGTGTACACGAACGGCGAGGACGACTACGAGAACCTCTGCAAGCGCGGCGACATCGACTTCGTCTACGTGGCCACGCCCTGGGACTTCCACTTCGAGATGGCGAAGACCGCCATGCTCAACGGCAAGCACGTCGGCGTCGAGTGTCCGGTCGCCCTGCGGCTCGACCAGCTCTGGCAGCTGGTCGACCTCTCCGAGCGGACCCGGCGGCACTGCATGCAGCTGGAGAACTGCTGCTACGGCCAGAACGAGATGCGGGTGCTGCGGATGGCACACGCCGGCCTCTTCGGCGATCTGCTGCACGGCGCGGGCGCGTACAACCACGATCTGCGCGGGCTGATGTTCGACCCCGACTATTACGAGGGGCCGTGGCGACGGCTGTGGCACACCCGGCTGCGCGGTGATCTCTACCCCAACCACGGATTCGGGCCGGTCGCCAACTACATGGACGTCAATCGCGGCGACCGCGCGGTGTCCATCACCAGCGTCGGCTCCCCCTCGCTCGGCCTCGCCGAGTACCGCGAGAAGCACATGCCGAAGGGCGACCCGAGCTGGAAGGAGACCTACATCGAGAGCGACCGGACGATCAGTCTCGTCCGGACCGCCAAGGGCCGGGTGATCCGCCTGGAGCACGACGTGTCGACGCCCCACCCCTACTCACGGATCAACAGCCTCGGAGGCACCAAGGGCGTATTCGAGGACTACCCGGCCCGTATCTATCTGGAGCCCGATCACACCGACGACCAGTGGGCGGACTTCTCCGCGTACGCCGACTGGGACCACTGGCTGTGGAAGGAGCACGCCGACCCGCCCGGAGGTCACGGCGGGATGGACTACATGCTGGTCTTCCGGCTGATGCAGTGCATGCGCCTCGGGCTCGTACCCGACTTCGACGTGTACGACGCGGCCACCTGGACCGCGCCGGTCCCGCTGAGCCACCTCTCCATCAAGGCCGGGGGCGCCCCGCAGCAGATCCCGGACTTCACCCGCGGCGAATGGAAGAAGGCACGCCCGGGCATGGACTCACAGCAACCCGACGAGTAG